DNA from Candidatus Methylomirabilota bacterium:
AGACGCTTGTGACCGACCCTTCGCTCTCGGGGGGAATGAAGAAGCCGCGGCCGGCTGATCCGCGCGAACGGAAGCCGGCCGCGGCGGGGTGTCCTTAGACCTTGCGGACGTTGGCCGCCTGGAGCCCCTTCGGCCCCCTCGTCACTTCGAACTCGACCTTGTCACCCTCGGCCAGGCTCTTGAAGCCCTGGGCCTGGATGGCGCTGAAGTGCACGAACACGTCCTCGCCGTCTTCCTGGGAGATAAAGCCATACCCCTTCGCATCGTTGAACCACTTCACGCTTCCCTGAGCCATTTCTACGACCTCTCTTTGAGGCGTACCGCCTCGGTGATGCCCCGCCACCATGACGGGGGCGCCCTCCGGAATCGGAGGACAAACAAAAACGCCGCAGGACTTGAGGTCCTCGCGGCGTTGAACTCGAATCTAGCGGCTATCCGCTCGCTACTGTCCGACTACCGGGTG
Protein-coding regions in this window:
- a CDS encoding cold-shock protein — protein: MAQGSVKWFNDAKGYGFISQEDGEDVFVHFSAIQAQGFKSLAEGDKVEFEVTRGPKGLQAANVRKV